Part of the Luteolibacter rhizosphaerae genome is shown below.
CGGGGCATGGGGAACACCGTGAACGGACTGGAGAAGGTGCTTGGGGCGATAACCAGCTCGAACACCCGCATCGTCGAGGGCAGGGCTGAGATCTCGCAGACGAGCCAGATCTCGGAATTGGCGCTGGTCGAGATGAAGATGTCGGCCACCCGGAGCTTCGAGAACGAATCCTATGTCCTGAAGTACCTTCCTGCCGGGACCAAGAAGCTGATCATCCGCGGCGAGTATCGGGTCACGGCTGGATACAAATTGGAGCCGGGTGTTTCGCTCCGGATGGAGAACGGGATGCCGGTGGCGCGTTTCCCGGATCCCGAGATTCTCAGCGTGGAGCTCCTCGACTTCCAGCAGCTCAGCGAAAAGGACGGGTGGATGAACCAGATCACCTCGCAGGATCGCGAGCAGTTGATCAAGGAACTCAATATTCAAATGCGGCAGGAAGCGCGACGGAGCGGCGTGCTTGAGATCGTGGAGTCCAGCCTCCACACCCGGCTACGGGACTTGCTGGGCGCGGGCGAGGTGAAGGTCGAGCGGGCTCCCAAGGAGAAGGGGAACCCGCCCTCGCATTGAGTGCCGGCGTGAAACCTTGCTTCACCTAGGAAGCCACTTGTCGAGAGTGGCGAGGTCTTGCTTCATCGCCTCCAAGGTATTGGCAACGCGGTCCTCGCCGCTGCCTCCCACGTACTCGATGTGGAGGGAGAACGGCGTATCCGCCGGGAGAACCTCTTTCACCACGGCAGCGGATGTGGGGCCGACACAGCCTTCCCCGAGGGGACAGGGGTTCCAACTCCGGCCTTCAAGTTTGTAGTCTTTGAAGTAGATGGCGACGACATGTGACGCAGCCCGGCGCAGGTTCAGCTCCCAAGCGTTCGCGCCTTCGACCGTGGCGTGGGCGAAGTCGAAGGCGATGCCGAGCTGGGCAGGGTCGATATCTTCAAGCGCGGAGATGAGATCCCAGAGCGGCGAGCCCACGCGGTTGTTGCCGCGGTGGTTCTGGAACTGCCCTTGGACGCCGAGCTCCTTGTTCATCGCGGCGAGGTCCTTGAGCTTGGCGCGGACTTCCGCCAACTGCGGGGCGATGGGCTTCTTGAAATTGTATTCGTAGGGACCAAGACGGTAGTGCTTGATGCCTTGGGCGAGCGCGGTGCGGAGAAGGGTCTCGCTCTCTTTGTCCACCCGCACGATGTCGGTGGTGAGAATGCCGACCTTCAGCTTCTCCTTTGCGAGCGCGGCGACAAACTCGGGGAGCTTGTCGGCAGCCTGTGCCGGTTCGATGTGGCCGCCTTTGCGGATCGGAGCTTCCAAGCCATCGGCACCCAAGGTGGCGATTTTGGCAGCGAGTTGGTCGAAGGGGACTTG
Proteins encoded:
- a CDS encoding DUF4230 domain-containing protein, encoding MNSQTEMWKTVRWASVILALLALAWLGLRVFERGMGNTVNGLEKVLGAITSSNTRIVEGRAEISQTSQISELALVEMKMSATRSFENESYVLKYLPAGTKKLIIRGEYRVTAGYKLEPGVSLRMENGMPVARFPDPEILSVELLDFQQLSEKDGWMNQITSQDREQLIKELNIQMRQEARRSGVLEIVESSLHTRLRDLLGAGEVKVERAPKEKGNPPSH
- a CDS encoding sugar phosphate isomerase/epimerase family protein translates to MQRRHFLELSTLAAASAAISTAQDSPATTTRPRLVFTKFLEQVPFDQLAAKIATLGADGLEAPIRKGGHIEPAQAADKLPEFVAALAKEKLKVGILTTDIVRVDKESETLLRTALAQGIKHYRLGPYEYNFKKPIAPQLAEVRAKLKDLAAMNKELGVQGQFQNHRGNNRVGSPLWDLISALEDIDPAQLGIAFDFAHATVEGANAWELNLRRAASHVVAIYFKDYKLEGRSWNPCPLGEGCVGPTSAAVVKEVLPADTPFSLHIEYVGGSGEDRVANTLEAMKQDLATLDKWLPR